In the genome of Neodiprion pinetum isolate iyNeoPine1 chromosome 2, iyNeoPine1.2, whole genome shotgun sequence, one region contains:
- the Not3 gene encoding CCR4-NOT transcription complex subunit 3 isoform X6, with protein sequence MAATRKLQGEIDRCLKKVTEGVETFEDIWQKVHNATNSNQKEKYEADLKKEIKKLQRLRDQIKSWIASGEIKDKSTLLDYRKLIETQMERFKVVERETKTKAYSKEGLGAAQKLDPAQKEREEVSNWLANSIDALNLQLDTFESEIESLLAGKKKRLDKDKQDRMDELKAKLEKHRYHIRKLETLLRMLDNMSVEVDTIKRIKDDVEYYIESSQEPDFEENEYIYDDIIGLDEVELSGVGIPSSATTDSNNSNETGGTPTSTNSGTSPIPSPPLSSTMHNHSSDSSTDMDKKTKPVKPTAVRPLLNSQGSIPTTGSTTVIKMSLLSSSTPSKPIPMTSSHSSPSATINHIATSNAGNFATVAASHINSQVIHSTSSKTSSHGSENGLLSSSSTSSVASNVPPTIMQQHNNPPPLQPSHILLNQQSQNHNSETEMTTPIPSSSSPPSPVSSRSSPLPANSCSPVPSATNGLISKIPDGMSSLKSIAQQVIVRAGIEIPPSEPTRNLFDTTKVSNATSEAHIPPLLGVAPLGPVPLQKEHQLQFQMMEAAYYHMPHPSDSERLRSYLPRNLCKTPPYYQQVQLPHSDTVEFFQRLSTETLFFIFYYMEGSKGQYLAAKALKKQSWRFHTKYMMWFQRHEEPKVINEEYEQGTYIYFDYEKWGQRKKEGFTFEYKYLEDRDLN encoded by the exons ATGGCTGCGACGAGAAAGTTGCAAG gtgaaatagACAGGTGCCTTAAAAAAGTGACGGAGGGCGTAGAGACGTTTGAGGACATTTGGCAAAAAGTCCACAATGCCACTAACAGCAACCAGAAGGAGAAGTACGAAGCTGATCTCAAGAAGGAGATCAAAAAGCTTCAAAGGTTACGTGACCAAATCAAGAGCTGGATTGCATCTGGAGAAATTAAGGACAAAAGTACCCTCCTTGATTATCGAAAGCTAATCGAAACT CAAATGGAGAGGTTCAAAGTCGTAGAAAGGGAAACAAAGACTAAGGCTTATTCTAAGGAAGGCCTAGGAGCTGCCCAAAAACTTGACCCGGCGCaaaaggaaagagaagaagTCAGTAACTGGCTAGCTAATTCGATAGATGCGCTCAATTTGCAG CTGGATACATTTGAGTCTGAAATAGAATCATTGCTTgccggaaagaaaaaaaggctAGACAAAGATAAGCAGGATAGAATGGATGAACTCAAAGCAAAGCTTGAAAAACACCGATACCACATTCGCAAGCTGGAGACGTTGTTGCGCATGTTGGATAATATGTCTGTCGAGGTTGACACG ATCAAGAGGATAAAGGATGATGTCGAGTATTATATCGAATCTTCCCAAGAGCCAGACTTTGAGGAGAATGAGTACATTTACGACGACATTATTGGACTGGACGAAGTCGAGTTATCTGGTGTTGGTATACCATCGTCAGCAACGACGGATAGTAACAACAGTAACGAAACCGGAGGCACTCCAACGTCCACTAATTCAGGAACATCGCCCATACCGTCACCTCCTCTAAGTTCCACCATGCACAATCATTCGAGTGATAGTTCCACAGATATGGATAAGAAAACAAAG CCCGTGAAACCGACGGCAGTGAGACCTTTACTTAATTCCCAAGGAAGTATTCCAACAACAGGAAGCACTACTGTAATAAAGATGAGTTTGTTGTCGAGCAGTACGCCGAGCAAACCCATTCCCATGACATCTAGCCATAGCTCGCCTAGCGCCACAATTAACCACATTGCAACGTCAAACGCTGGAAACTTTGCAACTGTTGCTGCGTCGCACATAAACTCTCAAGTCATCCATTCTACCTCTAGTAAAACATCAT CTCACGGAAGTGAAAATGGGCtgttatcatcatcatcaacatcAAGCGTAGCGTCGAACGTACCTCCAACAATTATGCAGCAGCACAATAATCCACCGCCGCTTCAGCCGTCTCATATACTGCTAAATCAACAGAGTCAGAATCACAACAGCGAAACGGAAATGACAACACCAATTCCCTCGTCATCGTCTCCGCCTTCGCCTGTCAGCAGTCGATCCTCGCCATTGCCTGCAAATTCCTGTTCGCCGGTACCATCTGCCACCAACGGTCTCATCTCTAAAATTCCCGACGGCATGTCCTCGCTAAAATCCATTGCCCAACAAGTTATTGTCAGAGCAGGTATTGAGATACCTCCGTCGGAGCCAACCAGGAACCTCTTTGACACTACGAAGGTGTCGAATGCTACTTCGGAAGCACACATTCCGCCGCTGCTCGGGGTGGCGCCGCTGGGACCGGTGCCTCTCCAAAAAGAGCACCAACTTCAATTCCAAATGATGGAAGCAGCTTACTATCACATGCCTCATCCTTCAGACTCTGAACGACTCAGATCGTATTTGCCCCGCAACTTGTGCAAAACGCCGCCCTACTACCAACAA GTACAACTTCCACATTCTGATACAGTGGAATTTTTCCAGCGACTATCAACAGAGACGCTGTTCTTCATATTTTACTATATGGAAGGATCTAAGGGACAGTACTTGGCAGCTAAAGCCCTTAAGAAACAAAGCTGGAGGTTCCATACGAAATACATGATGTGGTTCCAAAGGCACGAAGAGCCCAAAGTTATCAACGAGGAGTACGAACAG gGAACGTACATATATTTCGATTACGAAAAATGGGGGCAACGCAAAAAAGAAGGCTTCACTTTTGAGTACAAGTACTTAGAGGACAGGGACCTTAACTAA
- the Not3 gene encoding CCR4-NOT transcription complex subunit 3 isoform X7, with translation MREMKGEIDRCLKKVTEGVETFEDIWQKVHNATNSNQKEKYEADLKKEIKKLQRLRDQIKSWIASGEIKDKSTLLDYRKLIETQMERFKVVERETKTKAYSKEGLGAAQKLDPAQKEREEVSNWLANSIDALNLQLDTFESEIESLLAGKKKRLDKDKQDRMDELKAKLEKHRYHIRKLETLLRMLDNMSVEVDTIKRIKDDVEYYIESSQEPDFEENEYIYDDIIGLDEVELSGVGIPSSATTDSNNSNETGGTPTSTNSGTSPIPSPPLSSTMHNHSSDSSTDMDKKTKPVKPTAVRPLLNSQGSIPTTGSTTVIKMSLLSSSTPSKPIPMTSSHSSPSATINHIATSNAGNFATVAASHINSQVIHSTSSKTSSHGSENGLLSSSSTSSVASNVPPTIMQQHNNPPPLQPSHILLNQQSQNHNSETEMTTPIPSSSSPPSPVSSRSSPLPANSCSPVPSATNGLISKIPDGMSSLKSIAQQVIVRAGIEIPPSEPTRNLFDTTKVSNATSEAHIPPLLGVAPLGPVPLQKEHQLQFQMMEAAYYHMPHPSDSERLRSYLPRNLCKTPPYYQQVQLPHSDTVEFFQRLSTETLFFIFYYMEGSKGQYLAAKALKKQSWRFHTKYMMWFQRHEEPKVINEEYEQGTYIYFDYEKWGQRKKEGFTFEYKYLEDRDLN, from the exons ATGAGAGAAATGAAAG gtgaaatagACAGGTGCCTTAAAAAAGTGACGGAGGGCGTAGAGACGTTTGAGGACATTTGGCAAAAAGTCCACAATGCCACTAACAGCAACCAGAAGGAGAAGTACGAAGCTGATCTCAAGAAGGAGATCAAAAAGCTTCAAAGGTTACGTGACCAAATCAAGAGCTGGATTGCATCTGGAGAAATTAAGGACAAAAGTACCCTCCTTGATTATCGAAAGCTAATCGAAACT CAAATGGAGAGGTTCAAAGTCGTAGAAAGGGAAACAAAGACTAAGGCTTATTCTAAGGAAGGCCTAGGAGCTGCCCAAAAACTTGACCCGGCGCaaaaggaaagagaagaagTCAGTAACTGGCTAGCTAATTCGATAGATGCGCTCAATTTGCAG CTGGATACATTTGAGTCTGAAATAGAATCATTGCTTgccggaaagaaaaaaaggctAGACAAAGATAAGCAGGATAGAATGGATGAACTCAAAGCAAAGCTTGAAAAACACCGATACCACATTCGCAAGCTGGAGACGTTGTTGCGCATGTTGGATAATATGTCTGTCGAGGTTGACACG ATCAAGAGGATAAAGGATGATGTCGAGTATTATATCGAATCTTCCCAAGAGCCAGACTTTGAGGAGAATGAGTACATTTACGACGACATTATTGGACTGGACGAAGTCGAGTTATCTGGTGTTGGTATACCATCGTCAGCAACGACGGATAGTAACAACAGTAACGAAACCGGAGGCACTCCAACGTCCACTAATTCAGGAACATCGCCCATACCGTCACCTCCTCTAAGTTCCACCATGCACAATCATTCGAGTGATAGTTCCACAGATATGGATAAGAAAACAAAG CCCGTGAAACCGACGGCAGTGAGACCTTTACTTAATTCCCAAGGAAGTATTCCAACAACAGGAAGCACTACTGTAATAAAGATGAGTTTGTTGTCGAGCAGTACGCCGAGCAAACCCATTCCCATGACATCTAGCCATAGCTCGCCTAGCGCCACAATTAACCACATTGCAACGTCAAACGCTGGAAACTTTGCAACTGTTGCTGCGTCGCACATAAACTCTCAAGTCATCCATTCTACCTCTAGTAAAACATCAT CTCACGGAAGTGAAAATGGGCtgttatcatcatcatcaacatcAAGCGTAGCGTCGAACGTACCTCCAACAATTATGCAGCAGCACAATAATCCACCGCCGCTTCAGCCGTCTCATATACTGCTAAATCAACAGAGTCAGAATCACAACAGCGAAACGGAAATGACAACACCAATTCCCTCGTCATCGTCTCCGCCTTCGCCTGTCAGCAGTCGATCCTCGCCATTGCCTGCAAATTCCTGTTCGCCGGTACCATCTGCCACCAACGGTCTCATCTCTAAAATTCCCGACGGCATGTCCTCGCTAAAATCCATTGCCCAACAAGTTATTGTCAGAGCAGGTATTGAGATACCTCCGTCGGAGCCAACCAGGAACCTCTTTGACACTACGAAGGTGTCGAATGCTACTTCGGAAGCACACATTCCGCCGCTGCTCGGGGTGGCGCCGCTGGGACCGGTGCCTCTCCAAAAAGAGCACCAACTTCAATTCCAAATGATGGAAGCAGCTTACTATCACATGCCTCATCCTTCAGACTCTGAACGACTCAGATCGTATTTGCCCCGCAACTTGTGCAAAACGCCGCCCTACTACCAACAA GTACAACTTCCACATTCTGATACAGTGGAATTTTTCCAGCGACTATCAACAGAGACGCTGTTCTTCATATTTTACTATATGGAAGGATCTAAGGGACAGTACTTGGCAGCTAAAGCCCTTAAGAAACAAAGCTGGAGGTTCCATACGAAATACATGATGTGGTTCCAAAGGCACGAAGAGCCCAAAGTTATCAACGAGGAGTACGAACAG gGAACGTACATATATTTCGATTACGAAAAATGGGGGCAACGCAAAAAAGAAGGCTTCACTTTTGAGTACAAGTACTTAGAGGACAGGGACCTTAACTAA
- the Not3 gene encoding CCR4-NOT transcription complex subunit 3 isoform X3 yields the protein MAATRKLQGVKMREMKGEIDRCLKKVTEGVETFEDIWQKVHNATNSNQKEKYEADLKKEIKKLQRLRDQIKSWIASGEIKDKSTLLDYRKLIETQMERFKVVERETKTKAYSKEGLGAAQKLDPAQKEREEVSNWLANSIDALNLQLDTFESEIESLLAGKKKRLDKDKQDRMDELKAKLEKHRYHIRKLETLLRMLDNMSVEVDTIKRIKDDVEYYIESSQEPDFEENEYIYDDIIGLDEVELSGVGIPSSATTDSNNSNETGGTPTSTNSGTSPIPSPPLSSTMHNHSSDSSTDMDKKTKPVKPTAVRPLLNSQGSIPTTGSTTVIKMSLLSSSTPSKPIPMTSSHSSPSATINHIATSNAGNFATVAASHINSQVIHSTSSKTSSHGSENGLLSSSSTSSVASNVPPTIMQQHNNPPPLQPSHILLNQQSQNHNSETEMTTPIPSSSSPPSPVSSRSSPLPANSCSPVPSATNGLISKIPDGMSSLKSIAQQVIVRAGIEIPPSEPTRNLFDTTKVSNATSEAHIPPLLGVAPLGPVPLQKEHQLQFQMMEAAYYHMPHPSDSERLRSYLPRNLCKTPPYYQQVQLPHSDTVEFFQRLSTETLFFIFYYMEGSKGQYLAAKALKKQSWRFHTKYMMWFQRHEEPKVINEEYEQGTYIYFDYEKWGQRKKEGFTFEYKYLEDRDLN from the exons ATGGCTGCGACGAGAAAGTTGCAAG GAGTTAAGATGAGAGAAATGAAAG gtgaaatagACAGGTGCCTTAAAAAAGTGACGGAGGGCGTAGAGACGTTTGAGGACATTTGGCAAAAAGTCCACAATGCCACTAACAGCAACCAGAAGGAGAAGTACGAAGCTGATCTCAAGAAGGAGATCAAAAAGCTTCAAAGGTTACGTGACCAAATCAAGAGCTGGATTGCATCTGGAGAAATTAAGGACAAAAGTACCCTCCTTGATTATCGAAAGCTAATCGAAACT CAAATGGAGAGGTTCAAAGTCGTAGAAAGGGAAACAAAGACTAAGGCTTATTCTAAGGAAGGCCTAGGAGCTGCCCAAAAACTTGACCCGGCGCaaaaggaaagagaagaagTCAGTAACTGGCTAGCTAATTCGATAGATGCGCTCAATTTGCAG CTGGATACATTTGAGTCTGAAATAGAATCATTGCTTgccggaaagaaaaaaaggctAGACAAAGATAAGCAGGATAGAATGGATGAACTCAAAGCAAAGCTTGAAAAACACCGATACCACATTCGCAAGCTGGAGACGTTGTTGCGCATGTTGGATAATATGTCTGTCGAGGTTGACACG ATCAAGAGGATAAAGGATGATGTCGAGTATTATATCGAATCTTCCCAAGAGCCAGACTTTGAGGAGAATGAGTACATTTACGACGACATTATTGGACTGGACGAAGTCGAGTTATCTGGTGTTGGTATACCATCGTCAGCAACGACGGATAGTAACAACAGTAACGAAACCGGAGGCACTCCAACGTCCACTAATTCAGGAACATCGCCCATACCGTCACCTCCTCTAAGTTCCACCATGCACAATCATTCGAGTGATAGTTCCACAGATATGGATAAGAAAACAAAG CCCGTGAAACCGACGGCAGTGAGACCTTTACTTAATTCCCAAGGAAGTATTCCAACAACAGGAAGCACTACTGTAATAAAGATGAGTTTGTTGTCGAGCAGTACGCCGAGCAAACCCATTCCCATGACATCTAGCCATAGCTCGCCTAGCGCCACAATTAACCACATTGCAACGTCAAACGCTGGAAACTTTGCAACTGTTGCTGCGTCGCACATAAACTCTCAAGTCATCCATTCTACCTCTAGTAAAACATCAT CTCACGGAAGTGAAAATGGGCtgttatcatcatcatcaacatcAAGCGTAGCGTCGAACGTACCTCCAACAATTATGCAGCAGCACAATAATCCACCGCCGCTTCAGCCGTCTCATATACTGCTAAATCAACAGAGTCAGAATCACAACAGCGAAACGGAAATGACAACACCAATTCCCTCGTCATCGTCTCCGCCTTCGCCTGTCAGCAGTCGATCCTCGCCATTGCCTGCAAATTCCTGTTCGCCGGTACCATCTGCCACCAACGGTCTCATCTCTAAAATTCCCGACGGCATGTCCTCGCTAAAATCCATTGCCCAACAAGTTATTGTCAGAGCAGGTATTGAGATACCTCCGTCGGAGCCAACCAGGAACCTCTTTGACACTACGAAGGTGTCGAATGCTACTTCGGAAGCACACATTCCGCCGCTGCTCGGGGTGGCGCCGCTGGGACCGGTGCCTCTCCAAAAAGAGCACCAACTTCAATTCCAAATGATGGAAGCAGCTTACTATCACATGCCTCATCCTTCAGACTCTGAACGACTCAGATCGTATTTGCCCCGCAACTTGTGCAAAACGCCGCCCTACTACCAACAA GTACAACTTCCACATTCTGATACAGTGGAATTTTTCCAGCGACTATCAACAGAGACGCTGTTCTTCATATTTTACTATATGGAAGGATCTAAGGGACAGTACTTGGCAGCTAAAGCCCTTAAGAAACAAAGCTGGAGGTTCCATACGAAATACATGATGTGGTTCCAAAGGCACGAAGAGCCCAAAGTTATCAACGAGGAGTACGAACAG gGAACGTACATATATTTCGATTACGAAAAATGGGGGCAACGCAAAAAAGAAGGCTTCACTTTTGAGTACAAGTACTTAGAGGACAGGGACCTTAACTAA